In the genome of Microbacterium paraoxydans, the window TGCCGTCATCGCCGACTACGCCCTCACCGAGTCGCAGTTGCCGGCCGAACGGTCGCGGCGCATCGCCGCGTATCTGCGGTCGCAGCACCCCGAGGCGGTGCACGCGGTGGATCTCGCGACCCGCTCTCCCGCCGAGGTGATGCGTCGCCTGCTGGCCCAGGTGGACGAGCGCTGGGGGTCGGCGGCCGGCTACCTGCGCGCGAACGGCATGACCGAGAGGGAGCTCACCGCGCTGCGCGAGGCCCTCGTCGAGCCGGTGACGGAAGAACGCGTCGTCGAAGGTTAGGCAAGCCTTCGCTTGGTGTACGATGGGATCACCATGGACACCACGCTCGACACCCGAGGCACGCGTGCGGCTCGCCGCGCGGCGCGCCGTCGCGCACACCACCTGGTGACCGCCGACGAGCACTCGCTGCTCGACCTCGAGGCGTTCCTCGCGACCCTCCCGCTGTGCGCGTCCGGTCGCATCTTCATCGAGGTTCCCGACGCCTCCGACATCGGCGTCATCCACGCGCCCGGTCGCATGACGGTCACCTGGCTCGCCCGCTCCGCACGCTCCGGAGCCCCGGGAAGCGGTCGCGGCTGCGCGCCCGGACAGGCCCTGGCCCGAGCCACCTGCGCATGGGCCGACGAGATGCTCGTGGACGACGAGGTCGAGACGCACGTCACGCTGCTCGGGGGTTACCTCGGCACCGCCGACATCGTCGAGCACCTCACCGACCGCCTCGGCGTGGCCGTGAACCGGATCCGCGTGCCGGAGCGCTTCGGACTGCTTCCCGTCGAGGGCTGAGTCAGCGGGAGCGGCGCACGTAATTGCCGTCTTCCAGCCCCGCTTCGATCTCGAAGCGGTTCCGCAGCGGGTTGCGTCCCGCGAACAGATAGAGCACCGGCATCAGGAAGCCGTAGCGCAGCCACTGCTGCTTGTGCACGGCCTCGTGGCGCAGCACCGCGTCGGTGGGCCGCGCGTCGCCGGTGAGGAAGCACCCGCCCACGCAGACGCCGCCGCGGTGGAAGGTCCATCGGGGCATGCCCCGGAACACCCAGAGTCCGCCGCGCCGTTCGATCGGACCGGTGCTCCACAGCGCGCCCCAGATCCAGCCGACGGCCGTTCCCCAGAGGTAGCCCAGGCGGCTGATCGGGGAGCGCAGCAGGAAGGAGGGGATGCGGCGGTCCGCCCGGCGTCCGCGGGCGAGGCGCTCCGCCGCGACCGCCTCCCAGTCGGGTGCCGGGCTCACGCGACGGCTCCGACGAGGCGCAGGATCGCGCCGAGGTCGTCGACGGCGTCGGCCGGCGTGCGAGGGGCGAAGCCCGCGATGGTCGCCCCGGCGAGGGGGACGCGGCTCCGGAGCTCGCGGATCGCCGTGCTCAGGGACGCGGGGGTCACGCCGAAGGGCACGGCGGCGGAGACTCCGGTGAACGACGCCGGGTCGAGGACGTCGACGTCGATGTGCACCCACACCCGCTGCGCCCCCGTGGCCTGCACGGCGTCGGCCAGCGCCGCGGGGTCGTCCAGATCGGCCACCCCGAGATTCCGGAGGCGGTCCCATTCGTCGGTCTCGGACTCGTCGAGGTTCCGGACACCCACGGTGATGACGCGATCGCGGGGGATGCCGGGGGACAGAGCGAGCTGCGGTTCTCCCTCACCGAGGACCGCACGCAGCGCCATGCCGGAGAAGGCCCCGGACGGCGAGGTGTCCGGCGTGTGCAGATCGCCGTGCGCATCGCACCAGACCACGGCGAGGTCGTCGGTTCCGCCGGGGAGCGTGTCGAGTGCGGCGACGGTGATGCTGCAGTCGCCGCCGATCAGCACGGTTCCGGCTTCGAGATGTCCGGCGACGAGATCCCGCGTACGTGTGAGGGCGCTGAGCCGCCGGACGCCCGTGCCCAGCGCCTCGCCGGCTTCGACCGGAACGTCGAGGACCGTCGTCGCCGCACGCGGGAGATCGCCTGCGATCGCCGACGCGCCGTCGACGAGGAGCATCGCGCGCGCGGCGGGCGAACCCTGCCACTGCGGCACGACCAGGAAACGCACCATGGGAGACCTCCCGGAGACGGAACCGCGGATGCCCGGGCGTGCGCCCGGGCATCCGCGTCGGTGTCAGTTGCCTTCGAGCGCCTGGCGCGGCGCGGTGCCGCCGGCCTTCAGCTCGGCGAGGCGCGCCTCGACCTCGGTCAGCTCGCCGAGATCCTCGAGGCTCTCGAACTGGGCGTCGAGGCTCGACGCGGCCAGCTCCGCCTTGCCCTGGGCGAGAGCCTCCTGGCGGCGGACCTTGTCCTCGAACCGGCCGAGCTCGCTGGTGGGGTCGAGCACGTTGATGGAGCTGACCGCGTCCTGCACCTTGGTCTGCGCCTCGGCGACCTTGGCACGGGCGAGGAGCTCGCTGCGCTTGTTCTTCAGCTCGTTGAGCTTGTCCTTCATGCCGTTCAGGCCGCTCTTGAGCTTGTCGACGATCTCCGTCTGGGCCGCGATCTGCGGTTCGGCGCTCGTCGCCTCCCGCTCGGCGCTGATCTGGCGCTGCAGGGCGATCTTCGCGAGGTTGTCGAACTTGTCGGCGTCGGCGGTGTTGCCCGCGCCGCGCATCTCGTCGGCCTTGCGGCTGGCGGCGAGGGCCTTGTTGCCCCATTCGTTGGCCGCCTGCACGTCTTCCTCGTGGTCGCGCTCCAGCAGCCGCAGGTTGCCGATGGTCTCCGCGATGGCGGACTCGGCGTCGGCGATGCTGTTGGTGTAGTCGCGGACGAGCTGGTCGAGCATCTTCTGCGGGTCCTCCGCAGAGTCCAGGAGGGCATTGATGTTCGCGCGGACGAGGGTGGAGATCCGTCCGAAGATGGACTGCTTGGTCATGCGTGGTTCCTTTCAGAGGGGCGTCTTCGAGAGCTTGGCGTATGTGTCTGTGCGGGGGATCAGAAGCGTCGACCTCCGGAGCGTCCGCGTCCGCCGCCGCGGGACCCGCCTCCGCCGAAGCCGGAGCTGCGGAAGCCGCCCGAGGAGCGCCAGCCGCTGCTGCGCCGGGACGAGCCGCCGCCCCCGCCGCCGGCGAGGAGTCCGCCGATGATCCCGCCGAGGATGTCCCCGCCGATGCCGGAGCCGCCGGAACGGGACCCGGAGCCGCCGAAGACTCCGCCCCAGCCGTCGTCCGCGTAGGCGCCGGGGGAGTACGCGCGCAGATCGGCCTGTGCGGCGGATGCGGCCTCGCGCGCGAGACCGAGCGCCCGCTGGGCCTCGGCCAGGGCGTTCTCGACATCCGACGTGCGCAGGGTGAGGGCCTGGGTCAACGCGGCGTCGGCGGCCGCCAGGCGCGTGCGGGCGGTGGAGCCCACGGTGCCGCGGCGTGTCTCGATGAACTCCCGGGCAGCCCGGATCTCGGAGGCCGCCTGGGCGAGGGTCTGCTCCAGGAGCTGCTGGGCCCTTCGGGCGCGCTCCACGGCTTCGTGTCCGTGCGCGATCGCCTCGTCGATCTGCGCGTTCGCCGCCGTGAGGGCGTCGAGGGCCCGCTGCGGGTTGCGTGGCGTGGCGACGAGGTCGGCCTGCGCCCTCTGCAGCTGCGCGGTCACCGCCTGGGACGCACCCGCCAGGGCACCGGTCGGGTCGGGCAGTTGCGCCGCCGCAGCCACATCGCCCTGGAGCTCGGTGACGAGCGCCTGCGCCTGCGCCTCGATGCCGGACAGCTCGGTGCCGAGCGCCGTGATCGCCTGGATCAGCTGCGCCGCCTGCGCCACCGCCTGCTCGGCCGTGCGGATCGCGAACGCCGCCTCACCGGAGCGTCCGCTCGTCAGTGCCTGTGCCGCGGCATCGATCGCTCGATCGGCCAAGGACGCGCGCTCCTGCGCCTGTGCCGGATTGTCCGCAATGGTGCTCAGGGCGGCCCGGTCGTAGGTCGCGGCGAGAGCGGCGAGGGCGGGAGCGGCCGAGGCGAGGAGCGGCGTCAGATCGGCGCGCTCTCGTCGTACCCGCTCCAGCTCCTGCGGTGCGTTCTGCTCGAGCTGGCGCAGCTCGTCGAAGGCCTCGGTGTTGTCGTCGAGGATCTCGTCGATCTCGTCGGCCAGCCGGATGATACGGATGTGCCAGGCGCGCCGGTCGTGGACGGAGTCCTCGATCTCATCGTCGAGCTTCTGCCGGAGATCGAACGCCTCGGCGATCTTCGCCTTCGCCTCGTCGACGGCGCGGGAGAACTCCGCGGTCGCGCCCTCGCCGTACTGCGCCACGGCGAATCCCAGCTCCTCCCGACTCGAGGTGATCGCGTCGTCGGCGCGGACGAGTGCGACGCCGGCCTGCTGCTCGACCTGGGCATCGGTGAGCGTGGAGAACGGGTCGGCGGGATCCGGGGTCTCCGGCATGGCGCCCCGCTCGCGGATGGCTGCGTTGCGGCGTGCGCGTCGGACCAGAGCGACGATGAGCCAGATGAGCAGGGCGGCCGCGATCACCCCGACGACGATCAGCGTGACGCGGAGCGCTCCGGCACCGCCGTCCCCCTGGATCTCGTCGGCGGCCAGCGTGATCGCGCCGACCCAGTCGCCGTCGCCGGCGAGCGGGGCGATGGCGTCTTCGATGGCGGCGAGCTGCGCGTCGCTCAACGGCCCGGAGGAGTCCGCGGAGATGTAGAGGCTGCGCCCCTCGACGGCGATCGCGAGGAGGTACTGATCAGGGCCGAGCCGGTTGTCGTTCGCGACCTGGTCGGCCCAGGCGACGCTGTCGCTCGGGTCGGTGAAGTCGTCGACGAGGACGACGAAGAGATCGGCGGAGGAGTTGTCGGTGAGCTCCTGCAGGCGCGACTCGACCTGTTCCTCCTCGACGGGGGAGAGGACGTCGGCCTGGTCGGTGACGTACCCGGAGTCGAGCGTGAGCGGATCGGTCGCGGACGCCGCCGAGGCGGACAGCGCGCCCGTCGCGACCGCGAGGGCGAGAGCGCCCAGCGCCAGCCACCGTTTCGTCATCGTGTTCCCTCCGACCGGCAGCCGAGCCCCATGTGTCGAGTCTATGCACTGGGTCCGACACGCGACAGCACTCGCGCGCCTCTCGGCGTTCGCCCTCAGCGGAGACACATACGCTGGAAGGCATGGACGACAGGTACGGATCGGACGTGCTGGCGACGGGCTGGCGCGAGCGCGGCGTGAAGCCGGTGCCGCAGGTGCCCGCGGAGGTCGATCTCGTGGTCGAGGTCGCGGCGGACGGATTCTGCGGTGCGGTGACCAAGGTGCAGGGCGGTGCGGTGGAGCTCGAGGACCGCGTCGGGCGACGGCGGCTGTTCCCCCTCGGCGGCGGCTTCCTCATCGACGGGGCACCGGTCCGCCTCACGGTGCCGGCGGCATCCGCGCAGGGACCCCGCCGCACCGCCTCCGGCTCCTTCGCGGTGGCGGATCAGCGGGCGCGGACGGCGCTGCCCAGCCGGATCCTCGTCGAAGGACGGCACGACGCCGAGCTCGTCGAGAAGGTGTGGGGTGCCGACCTGCGCGTCGAGGGCGTCGTCGTCGAGTACCTCCAGGGCGTGGACCTGCTGGACGACCTCCTCGCGGCGGAGCCGCCGAGCGCACGCCGGCGGTACGGCGTCCTCGTCGACCACCTCGTCCCCGGGTCGAAGGAGTCCCGCATAGCCGAGGCGGTGGCCCGCGGACCGCACGGCCGGCACGTCCGCATCGTCGGCCACCCGTTCGTCGACGTCTGGCAGTGCGTGACCCCTCGGGCCCTCGGCATCGCGGCGTGGCCCGAGATCCCGCGCGGCATCGACTGGAAGACGGGCATCTGCCGCGCCTTCGGCTGGCCGCACGAGACGCAGGCCGACACCGCCAAGGCCTGGCAGCACATCCTGTCGAAGGTCACGACCTACCGCGACCTGGAGCCCGCGCTCCTGGGCCGGGTGGAAGAGCTGATCGACTTCGTCACCGAGCCCGCGGGCTGACCGCGTCCGGCGGTGGCGGCGCCGGCGACTACCCTGGATCCATGCCCGAACCGCGTACCTTCCGCGACGAGCCGGTGTCCTTCGTGCGTCGGAGCGGCCGGATGTCCGAGGCGCAGGAGCGCGCCTTCACCGATCTCGCCCCGCGCTATCTGCTGGATGTCCCGCGCGCGGTGGCGTGGACCTCCGTGCACCCCGAGGCGCGGTTCGACGTCGCCGCCGAGTACGGCCGGGAGGCGGACCTCTTCGTCGAGATCGGCTCCGGCCAGGGGCATGCCATCGTCGCCGCCGCGTCGAACCGGCCGCGCGACGACTTCCTCGCCGTCGAGGTCTTCCGCGCGGGCCTCGCCCGGACCATGCTCGACGCCGACCGTGCGGGTGTACAGAACCTCCGCGTCGTGGAGGCCAACGCGCCGGAGGTGCTCTCCTCGTACCTGCCGGAGGCCGCGGCGGCCGAGGTGTGGATCTTCTTCCCCGATCCGTGGCACAAGAAGCGCCACACGAAACGTCGTCTGGTGCGGCCCGGATTCGGTGACACGGCGGCCAGGGCGCTGCGCGACGGCGGCCTCCTGCGGCTCGCGACCGACTGGGAGGACTACGCGCTCCAGATGCGGGAGGTGCTGGACGCCGAGCCCCTGTTCGAGCGGGCCTTCGAGGGCGACTGGGCCGAGCGGTTCGACGGTCGGGTCATGACCGCGTTCGAGCGGAAGGGTCTCGCGAAGGGGCGCGACATCCGCGATCTCGTGTACCGCCGACGGGATCGTGCATGACGCAGGCCCCTCCGAGCGCGCCCGTGGGGGTGCGCCTCGTCCCGGCGGCGCTGGTGTGCGCGGCCGCCCCGGCCTTCTTCGTCGTGGCGCTGCCCTGGCTCGGCTGGCTGCTCCTGGCGCTGGGCGTCGGTGCCGCCCTGCTCGTGGAGCGCCGCGGCGAGCCGCTCCCCGGGCCCGACGGATCCCGGCGGCCATCGCTCACGCGGGACCTCTCGCTGATCGCGCTCGGCATGCTCATCGTGAGTGTCATCCCGCTCGCGGCGGAGCTCGACAACCTGGCCATGCTGCGCTTCACCCTCGCGCTCGGCGGTGCGGTGCTCGTGCCGTATCTGATCTCGCGGTTCGCCTTCCGCGACCGGGCGATCCGGTTCCCCTGGCGGACGGGGCAGCGCTGGGGAGTGCTGCACTGGGGCTGGCTCGTCGCGGTGCTGGTGCTCGGCTGGCTGATCCTGCCCTTCTACTTCATCACCAGCGGCGTCTATCAGAACTGGCCCGTGGTGGACACGCCCGATCTCATCGCGCGGCTGTTCGTCGGCGTCGGCGCGGTCGGCATCTGGGATGAGCTGTTCTTCATCTGCACCGTCTTCGCGCTGCTGCGGCGCCATTTCCCCGATGCGCTCGCGAACGCGCTGCAGGCCGTCGTTTTCGTCTCCTTCCTGTGGGAACTCGGGTACCGCGAATGGGGGCCGCTGCTGACCATCCCGTTCGCGCTCCTGCAGGGATTCATCTTCCTCCGGACGCACTCGCTGGCCTACGTCGTCACGGTGCACCTCCTCTTCGACGCGGTCGTCTTCGCCGTCCTCGTCCACGCCCAC includes:
- a CDS encoding SIP domain-containing protein, with amino-acid sequence MDTTLDTRGTRAARRAARRRAHHLVTADEHSLLDLEAFLATLPLCASGRIFIEVPDASDIGVIHAPGRMTVTWLARSARSGAPGSGRGCAPGQALARATCAWADEMLVDDEVETHVTLLGGYLGTADIVEHLTDRLGVAVNRIRVPERFGLLPVEG
- a CDS encoding arginase family protein — encoded protein: MVRFLVVPQWQGSPAARAMLLVDGASAIAGDLPRAATTVLDVPVEAGEALGTGVRRLSALTRTRDLVAGHLEAGTVLIGGDCSITVAALDTLPGGTDDLAVVWCDAHGDLHTPDTSPSGAFSGMALRAVLGEGEPQLALSPGIPRDRVITVGVRNLDESETDEWDRLRNLGVADLDDPAALADAVQATGAQRVWVHIDVDVLDPASFTGVSAAVPFGVTPASLSTAIRELRSRVPLAGATIAGFAPRTPADAVDDLGAILRLVGAVA
- a CDS encoding PspA/IM30 family protein; this encodes MTKQSIFGRISTLVRANINALLDSAEDPQKMLDQLVRDYTNSIADAESAIAETIGNLRLLERDHEEDVQAANEWGNKALAASRKADEMRGAGNTADADKFDNLAKIALQRQISAEREATSAEPQIAAQTEIVDKLKSGLNGMKDKLNELKNKRSELLARAKVAEAQTKVQDAVSSINVLDPTSELGRFEDKVRRQEALAQGKAELAASSLDAQFESLEDLGELTEVEARLAELKAGGTAPRQALEGN
- a CDS encoding TPM domain-containing protein translates to MTKRWLALGALALAVATGALSASAASATDPLTLDSGYVTDQADVLSPVEEEQVESRLQELTDNSSADLFVVLVDDFTDPSDSVAWADQVANDNRLGPDQYLLAIAVEGRSLYISADSSGPLSDAQLAAIEDAIAPLAGDGDWVGAITLAADEIQGDGGAGALRVTLIVVGVIAAALLIWLIVALVRRARRNAAIRERGAMPETPDPADPFSTLTDAQVEQQAGVALVRADDAITSSREELGFAVAQYGEGATAEFSRAVDEAKAKIAEAFDLRQKLDDEIEDSVHDRRAWHIRIIRLADEIDEILDDNTEAFDELRQLEQNAPQELERVRRERADLTPLLASAAPALAALAATYDRAALSTIADNPAQAQERASLADRAIDAAAQALTSGRSGEAAFAIRTAEQAVAQAAQLIQAITALGTELSGIEAQAQALVTELQGDVAAAAQLPDPTGALAGASQAVTAQLQRAQADLVATPRNPQRALDALTAANAQIDEAIAHGHEAVERARRAQQLLEQTLAQAASEIRAAREFIETRRGTVGSTARTRLAAADAALTQALTLRTSDVENALAEAQRALGLAREAASAAQADLRAYSPGAYADDGWGGVFGGSGSRSGGSGIGGDILGGIIGGLLAGGGGGGSSRRSSGWRSSGGFRSSGFGGGGSRGGGRGRSGGRRF
- a CDS encoding DUF3097 domain-containing protein, producing MDDRYGSDVLATGWRERGVKPVPQVPAEVDLVVEVAADGFCGAVTKVQGGAVELEDRVGRRRLFPLGGGFLIDGAPVRLTVPAASAQGPRRTASGSFAVADQRARTALPSRILVEGRHDAELVEKVWGADLRVEGVVVEYLQGVDLLDDLLAAEPPSARRRYGVLVDHLVPGSKESRIAEAVARGPHGRHVRIVGHPFVDVWQCVTPRALGIAAWPEIPRGIDWKTGICRAFGWPHETQADTAKAWQHILSKVTTYRDLEPALLGRVEELIDFVTEPAG
- the trmB gene encoding tRNA (guanosine(46)-N7)-methyltransferase TrmB, producing MPEPRTFRDEPVSFVRRSGRMSEAQERAFTDLAPRYLLDVPRAVAWTSVHPEARFDVAAEYGREADLFVEIGSGQGHAIVAAASNRPRDDFLAVEVFRAGLARTMLDADRAGVQNLRVVEANAPEVLSSYLPEAAAAEVWIFFPDPWHKKRHTKRRLVRPGFGDTAARALRDGGLLRLATDWEDYALQMREVLDAEPLFERAFEGDWAERFDGRVMTAFERKGLAKGRDIRDLVYRRRDRA
- a CDS encoding CPBP family intramembrane glutamic endopeptidase yields the protein MTQAPPSAPVGVRLVPAALVCAAAPAFFVVALPWLGWLLLALGVGAALLVERRGEPLPGPDGSRRPSLTRDLSLIALGMLIVSVIPLAAELDNLAMLRFTLALGGAVLVPYLISRFAFRDRAIRFPWRTGQRWGVLHWGWLVAVLVLGWLILPFYFITSGVYQNWPVVDTPDLIARLFVGVGAVGIWDELFFICTVFALLRRHFPDALANALQAVVFVSFLWELGYREWGPLLTIPFALLQGFIFLRTHSLAYVVTVHLLFDAVVFAVLVHAHNPGLLPIFLV